One Rouxiella sp. S1S-2 genomic window, TTGCCGCTTACGGTTGAAATAATGGGAATTTCCATCTTCATCGATTCAAGAATGCCCAATGTTTGGCCCGGCGTAATGCAGTCTCCCGGTTTCACCAGCCATTGCCAAAGGCTGCCCGCTACCTGGCTGTCGATTCCTACGCAGCCCTCGGGAATGGCCTTTTCGCTCTGCGGTGATTGCTCCTGCAGACTGCTGTCGTAGGTGAATTGGCCTTCGGCGCGCCATCTTGCCAGCTCTTTTTCAAAGGCCAACTGTCGCTGTTGCTGAAAGTTGTCCACTTCCTCCTGCTGCGCCGCAAGTCCGGCCTGATAGTCGGCGAGACGGAATGTGCCTTCTTCGGTACGTAGCGGCGTGTTTCCATAGGGGAAGGCCAGCCGTATCGCCTTAAGCTCCTCGGCGCTGACCGGATAGAAACGAATCTGGTCGAAAAAGCGCAGCAGCCAAGGTTGCACAAATGCCTCAGTCGGACGATCGCGATTCCACATTTGCAGCGTGCGGCCCACAAACTGATAGCCACCCGGTCCTTCCATGCCATAAACGCAAAGATAGGCACCGCCGATGCCCACCGAGTTTTCCGCCGTCCAGGTGCGCGCCGGATTATATTTGGTGGTCACCAGCCGATGGCGTGGATTGAGCGGTGTGGCCACCGGCGCCCCGAGATATACATCGCCAAGACCCATCACCAGATAACGGGCGTCAAAAACGGTCTCTTTCACCTGCTCAATGCTTTCAAGACCGTTGATACGACGAATAAATTCTATATTGCTCGGACACCACGGCGCGCCGGGACGAACCGATTGGGTATATTTCTCAATCGCTTCACGGCAGGCATCGTCGTCCCAGCTGAGCGGCAGCCAGACGGTGCGTGAAGGAACCTCGGCCTGCTGCAAATCACCCAATGTTTGTTCTGCCTGTTTTAAATGATCAATCAGCGTATCGCGGGGGCAGAGCAGGCTGTCGAAATGAATTTGCAGCGATCGAATGCCCGGCGTCAGTTCCAACATGCCGGCCAAACGATGATTTTCTAACCACTGCATTAGCGCATGTGCACGAAAACGCAGTGAAATATCTAAAATTGGATCGCCATATTCCACCAAAATAAATCGATCGCCTGCGGCGAGATGCGTCACCGATGGCAGCGCTCCCTGCGCCGCCCGGTGCCATAAAACCGGATTTTTCCGCTGCATCGCGATCCCAGCCTTCGGCTGGGAAAGCAGCGTTGAGAGTTCTACTTCAGCCTCATGCGATAATCGGTCGGCCTCTTCTAGAGAAACGGGCACAAAGCGCAGGCTGTCGCCCGACTTGAGTTGACCCAGCTGCCACAGGTCAGCCTGAATAACCGTCGCCGGGCAAACAAACCCGCCAAGCGACGGGCCATCTGGCCCCAGAATAACCGGCATATCGCCGGTAAAATCCACAGTGCCGAAGGCATAGGCATTATCGTGAATGTTGGAAGGGTGCATGCCCGCTTCGCCACCGTCGGTGCGTGCCCATTCTGGTTTCGGGCCAATAAGCCGGATGCCGGTACGACTCGAGTTATAGTGCACCTGCCATACCGCGTTGAAAAAGTGCTCAATATCCTGTTCGGTGAAAAATGTCGGCGCACCCTGCGGGCCATAAATGACCCGCAGGGTGCGCACATCGCCCCATTCCGGCAGCAGATTGGCGGGCAACGTTTTTGGCTGTTGATTATGAGGCGTAGCGAGGTGCAGCACGTCACCGCTGCGCAGCTGGCGACCGGCATGGCCGCCGAATTTTCCGAGGGTAAAAGTGCTGCGGCTACCGAGATAGTGCGGACAGTCGATGCCACCGGCCAGCAGCAAGTAGCTGCGGCAGCCGTCACCCGTGATTTTTCCAAGGTGCAGCGTTTCTCCGGCACGCGCATTGCAGATTTGCCACATCGGCAGTGGCTGGTCATCGAGCCGGGCCTCTATATCTGCCCCGCTGATAACAAACGCGCAGTCCTGATTAAAACGCAGCGTAGGCCCGCGCAGGGTAATTTCCAACCCCGCCGCCTGCGCGTCGTTGCCCAGCAGCCGGTTGCCAAGACGAAAAGAGCGGCTGTCGAACGGACCTGAAGGCGGCACGCCAACGTGCCAATACCCGCTGCGGCCCGGCGCATCCTGAATGCTGGTCAGCGTGCCGGGTGAAAGCACATCAAAAGTTGCGGGCTGATAGACAACGTTTGCCAGTGTTGCCGTAATCACTTTTCCCTCCGCCACCACCGGTTGAGCCAGCAAATGGCGCAAATAATCCAGATTGGTTTCAATGCCGTAAAGCGCCGTTTCATGCAGCGTTTGGCGCAGCGCAATGAGCGCCTGTTCACGACTGTCGGCCTGGACAATAACCTTCGCCAGCATGGGGTCATAGAACGGCGAAACGTCACAGCCACTGTCTATCCAACTGTCGATGCGCAGCTCGGCGTTTGCCGCACTGACGGGGAAACTGACGTGGCTCAGCAGCCCCGCGCAGGGCTGAAACTGCTTGGCCGGATCTTCAGCATAAAGCCTCACCTGAATGGCGTGACCCTGCGGTTTACACTGACCCAACTCGGCCAACGGCGGCAGACAGCCCGCGCCGAGCTGCACCATCCAACTGACGATATCAACGCCGTAGACTTGCTCGGTGACCCCGTGCTCCACCTGCAAGCGGGTGTTTACCTCAAGAAAATAGAACTGCTCGGTGCTGACGTCATAAACATATTCCACCGTTCCGGCACTGCGGTAGTCCACCGCCTGCCCGAGGCGTACAGCGGTGTGTTGCAGCGCATCTCTTACCCGCTGGGGCAGATTTGGCGCCGGGGTTTCCTCAATCACTTTCTGGTTACGGCGCTGCGCGGAGCAGTCTCTTTCGCCCAGAGCAATGACGTTGCCTGCACCGTCACCAAAAATCTGCACCTCGATATGGCGTGCGGCAGCAACAAATTTCTCTAAAAACACGCCATCGTCGGCGAAATTATTGCCTGCCAAACGTTTTACTCGAGTGAAAGCCTCACTGAGACTGTCGGCATCGTCGCAACGTTGCATGCCAATACCGCCGCCGCCCGCGGTACTTTTTAGCATCAGCGGATAACCCATGGTTTTGGCGCAGAGCAGCGCCTGCTCAAGGTTTTGCAGCAGTCCGCTTCCGGGCAACAGCGGTACCCGGCAGGTTTCAGCCAGCTGGCGAGCACTGTGTTTGAGCCCGAAGGCCGACATCTGAGCAGGGGTTGGGCCAAGAAATATGACGCCCTCTTGAGTGCAGCGTTCAACGAAGGTGGCGTTTTCAGACAGGAAACCATAGCCTGGATGAATAGCTTCGGCACCGCACTGGTGGGCTATCGCCAGTAACTTATCCTGGCTGAGGTAGGTTTCCCGCACGTTGCCTGCGCCGAGGCTAAACGCTTCATCGGCCTGTCGCACGTGCAAAGAGTGTTGGTCGGCTTCGGCATAAACCGCAATAGCGCGCACACCTAGCCGTTTGAGGGTGCGGATGATACGCACTGCAATAGCGCCACGATTGGCAATCAGAACGCATTTAAACATGGTTGACTCTCTGTGCATCGACGGGCAGGTCGTCCTGCTATGTTGCTGATGCGTGACATTCTGCGGGTCGTCCCGAGGCACGCGTTGTCAGGTCAGATTTACCAAACCACCGCTTCGATCGGTGTGGGGTTATAGCCGTTGCAGGGGTTATTTAACTGCGGACAGTTGGAGATAAGGACCAAGACGTTCATTTTCGCCACCAGTTCGACGTATTTCCCCGGCGCTGAAAGGCCATCTTCAAACGTCAAGCCACCCTGCGCGGTCACCGGGACATTCATAAAGAAATTAATGTTGTGGGCAATATCTCTCTTGGTCAGCCCGTAGTGCGGATGCTCGGCAATTGCCAGCATCCAGCTGTCGCGGCAGGCGTGCATGTGGCGCTTTTCCAGTGAATAGCGCACGGTGTTGCTTTCCGTGGCGCAGGCACCACCCAGCGTGTCGTGACGCCCGCAGGTGTCTGCAACAATTTCCAGCATTGGGCGGCAGTCGTTAGAGAGCAGCACGCTTCCCGCGGTCAGAAATACATTTTTTTGTCCGCGTAGCGTATCGGTCATGCTGTAGCGCTCGCCAATGTCGTCGGCGTTAAAAAACAGCGTATCGGCCGCCTGATTGCCTTCGCTGTCAATAATGCGCAGCGTTTGTCCGGCTTCAATTCTGTGCAACCAATAGTCTCCAGCGTTAATCTTCTGGCGGGTTAAGGCGTTTTCGATAAGGCGTGGGCTGGTCTGGATCATCAGTGTGCTCCCGGGCAGCAGTGGGTGTGATGGTATAAGTCATTATTTGCCTGACCGCGCTGGTTCTCTGCCTGCGCTAAACAGTGCGGCGGCAGCGGGGCGGTACCCGCCAGCAAAGCGATAGCGACGGGGGCGCGCGGATAATCCTGCACCTCAGTAAGAGGATGCGGACAGCTGTGCATCACCACCAGCGTATCCATGGCGAAACGCAGTGTGACGCTGGCTCCGGGGACGTGTTGCGGCTCGAGCGCCAGATTGCCGTCGTTATCCACGGTCACTTTCGAGAACAGATTGACGCAGGCGGCCATGTCACGCTTGCCCAGCCCGTATTTTGCCAATTCGACTAAAAAGCTGTCATAGCCGTTTTGATAGCGGCCGTTGTGTGCTTGTTGATAGCTCAATGCGCCGAATCGCTGTGCGCTCAGGGCGGCGTTCATGCTGCCGCACACGGTGTCGTGCCAGCCAAGCGTGTCGTGCGCTATGCCGCAAAAAATACGACCCATGTCGGAGTAAAGACAGTGGCCTGCAGTGAGTCGAAAAGTGTGCTGGCACTTTAAGGTGTCCGGCGCGTTATAGCGTTCGAGCAGATTGTCCGGGTTATAGAACAACAGGCCAAGATTGGCTCCGCCTTCAACGTCGGTAAAGCGCAGTGCGGAACCGCTTTTTATCCGCAGCGACCAGTGTGATCCGGCCGGCAGCAGTGTTTGATAGTGGGTGTCTGTAGAGTCACTCATCGCGTTCTCCTTTAGAGTGGAATATCGTAGGTAATGCTTGCACCCCAAGCGTCGGGCGCCTGCGGGTCGTGGCGGATTTTGTCGAATACCCACAGCCGCGAGCCGAGGGAGAATCCCTCCTTCAGGTCGTGGGTTATCATGAAAATAGTCAGATGATGCTGCTTCCACAGATCAGTGATTAGCTGGTGCATGTCCTTACGAATGCCGGGATCAAGCGCTCCAAAAGGCTCATCGAGCAGCAAAATACGCGGTTTCTTGGTTAACGCCTGCGCCAACGCCAGTCGCTGCTGCATGCCGCCGGAGAGCTGATGCGGATATTTATCCAGCGCATGACCCAGTCCGACCTGAGCCAGCATCTCCTCTGCGCGGTCGGCAATCCCCTTGCGTTTGCTGCCCCACACGCGGCCCAGCCAGCGTGCCTGCACAAATTCTTCGCCGAGCATGACGTTTTGCCGTGCCGTCAAATGGGGAAACACTGAATAGCGCTGAAAAACCACGCCACGATCTTCGCCCGGCTCTTGCTTAATCGGCTTCCCGTCGAGCAGCAGTTGGCCCTTGCTCGGGCTTTCGGTACCCAGCATCATTTTCAAAAAAGTGGTTTTACCACAGCCGGACGCGCCGACGATTGACACGAATTCGCCCTCCTGCACCTCGGCGTTAACGCGTTCCAGCACCACCTGATTGCCGTAGTGTTTTTCGAGATTGCGCATACTCAATAAGCTCATGCATCGCTCCGTATTTAAAACTTATTTAACGTAATACCACGGCCAGCAGCGGCGGCTTATCAGGCGCAGCAAGGCATCGAGGAGGAAGGCCAGCAGCGTTATCCACGCCACGTAGGGCAAAATCACGTCCATCGCCAGATAGCGGCGCATCAGAAAAATGCGGTAACCCAACCCTTCAGTAGCGGCAATAGCCTCGGCGGCGATCAGGAATAACCAGGCGGAACCCAATGAAAGCCGCACGGCGTCGAGCAGGCGCGGCATCAGCTGTGGCAAAATAATTCGCCACAGAATTTGCCCGCTGTGGGCACTTAGGGTCTGTGCTTTTATCAACTGTTCGTGCGGAATAGCCTGCACGTGCTGCTGCAGGTCACGTGCAATAAACGGCGTCACGCCCACGGCAATCAACACGACTTTCGACAGTTCGCCGAGGCCAAAACAGATAAAAAGGATCGGCAATACCGCCAGCGGAGGGATAAGTGCAAACAGCGTGACCAGCGGAGAAATCAGTGAGCGCACGGCGGGCAGTGCGCCGCAGAATATGCCCAGCGCCAGGCCGAGAAAAGCACTGATGGCAATGCCGCTCAGCAGGCGAACCAGACTGGCGTAGGTGTCAGTCCACAGCAAATATTCACCGGTTCGGGGACTAGGCTCGAACGCCATCCGATAGATAGCGTCGCCCATTGAGGAGAAGCTCGGCAGCAGTTTGTCGAACGCATTGACCGCCAGGCGGGCATCCGAAGCCATCAGATAAACCAATACCAGCAGCAGCAGGGGCAGCAGCCCGAGCAAACTACGTGACAAGCGTTGCGGTTGGTAGTTGATCATTTTGCGCATCGAAATGCCCTTTTTAAAAACGGTGGAAAGCGGTTGATTACAGTTTGTTGGCGGCAGCGAGCTTCACGAATTCATCGGTAAAGCGCAGCTTTTGATTCGCCGGATTGCCCCAGTTACCCGTAGGCGTGGTAATGCCCACCGTGGTGGCATCGGCCGCACCGTCGCCCAGCAGGCCGTGTTTAAAGGAGAACTCGGCCACGGATTGCATGGTGGTTTTAATTTGCGCGCCGCTGACGAAATCGAGCGTTTGCTGCGGTGAGCTTAAGAGGTAGGTTGCCGCCAACTGCTGGTCAAAACCTTTGAGGTCGGTTCCGGACTCCTGAGCCATAAAAGTGCGCGCTTTAACCGCGTCGCTGCCGTTGCCTTTGATGGCGTTCAGCGTTTCATACCAGGCGCCGGTCAGCGCTTTGCCGAGTTCAGGGTGGGCGGTGAGGGTTTTACTGTTAACAACCAGCAGGTCGAGAATTTCGCCGGGGATTTGGGCGGAAGAGAAAATTTCGTGGCTGTCCGGCTGCTTTTTGGCTTCGGCCAGCAGCGGGTTCCAGGTGACTATCGATTTCACCTGCGGAGTGCTAAAGGCGGCCACCAGGTCGGCATCGGCGGTGTTCACTACGGTCACGTCTTTCTCGTTCATACCCGATTTTTCCAGCGCCCGCGCCAGCAGGTATTGCGAAACTGAAAGTTCGACCAGATTAATCGACTGGCCCTTCAACGATGTAATGTCACCTTTACCTTTGAGCATGATGCCGTCATTGCCGTTGGAATAGTCACCGACGATAAGCGCGGTGCTATCAACGCCGCCGGTTGCGGGAATGGTCAGCGCGTCCATATTAGTCATGGTGCAGCCGTCAAATCCGCCTGAAGTGTATTGATTGACCGATTCGATGTAGTCATTAACCTGCACAAACTGAATCGTGATGCCGTATTTATCCGCCCATTGTTTGAGAATGCCGCTTTGTTGGGCATAGTCCCAAGGCATCCATCCGGCGTAAATTGACCAGGCAATTTTAAAGGTAGGTTTAACGGCGGCCAGGGCGGGCTGGCTGAGAAGTGCGGCAAAGCATAGGGCGCTGAGCAGCAGGCGTTGGCAAGCTTTAATCATGATAATTCCTCTGACGTTGACCACGGGAAAAGTGCAGGAGGTCGGCGGCGAGATTGGATCTCGCTTTGGCCTCCCGGGCTTTTATCCCGCCGTGTAACCGCCAGAGGGCGGTCGGTCACTCTCGGACCAGCCATCTGCACAGCGCAGACCGGAACCCTAGCGACCTTATTTCAAATTGTATGGCGACACCGGTTTCCCGCTATCGCTCCTGCTCTCAAACAACAGGCAATAACCTTGCCAAATTGATTAAGTAGAGAGAAAAATTAGGTAAAAATCATAATTAAGGGTTAAAAAATCAACGTCTTAATTGTTTTTATTTAAACGTATCCAGACGTAGGATAAAGGGTCGAACGCGGCAGACAAGCCAGTGGAGGCGGCGCTAATCCCCCTATTCGTGCAGCGTGCACCGGCTTTGGGCAGGCACTTCTTTGCTGTATCCTAAGCCCACAGGATGGTCTATTCTACTAAGCTACTTTTTGAGTATCAGTACTTAATAAGAAATTCAAATCAGGAGTCAGGAAAATGACTGTAGGGATCAGGAGCAGGACTTTAGCGCGCTGGCTGGCGCCTGTGGTTGCATTACTGGTGGTTTTTCAACTTACCGCCTGTGGTGATAAAGAGCCGGAGCAAAGGAAAGCGTTCATCGACTACTTGCAAAATACTGTGATGCGCAGTGGTCAAAACTTGCCCACGCTGAGCGAAGACCAGAGACAGAAATTTGGCAACTACGTCAACGATTACACCATCATTCTGACTTTCTCCCGTCAGATGAAGCAGTCCATTAATAACAGTCTGTCCCCTGCAGTGAACAGCATTGCCCAGATTCGTGTGCCACAGGACTATTTGCAGCAGAAGCCTGCACTACAGCAGGCGGCAGGTACCCTCAATACGCTGGCGCAGCAAATTCAGACCGCCAAAGCGACTGCCGACACCGCGCAGGCAGCGCTTAAGCAGCCTGATGATTTGAAAGCGGTTTACAATCAGGTTTATGCTCAGGACGTGACTCAGCCGGCCAATGCCCTGATCCCGGTTGTTCCCGCTCTGTCAGGTTTCACGCAAGACATCATTGCTGTCGGTGATTTCCTGGGGCAGCAGGGAACGCAGGTTGCTTTTGCCAACGGTGCCGTGCAGTTCCCGACTCAGCAACAGGTCACGCAGTACAATGCGATGATGACAGGCCTGCTGGGTAAGCAACAGGCGCTGGTCGATGCGCAGAAGATTATTGCCGGTAATCTCTGATAACGTGCTGAATAAGTGGGTCAAAATCTAAACCACGTGTAGCAGCGTGGTTTTTTTTATCAAAAAAAACGGCATGATTAATAAAAGCTCACAATTTATTGATGCCTGCCATCGGCGTAATACTTTAGTTTTTATGTCATTCATCTGTTTTAAATTTGTGAAAAAATTTAAGCCTCTAACTCTAAGGAAGTGTTTTTTATGAAACATCATATGATGACTTTGCTGGCTGGGCTGATCGCAATGCCTGGTTTGGCTGCGGCAGCAGACAGCGCCAACTTTACCGACGCGCAGCAGCAGGCTATTGGCAAAATCGCCTCTGATTACATCATCGCGCATCCTGAAGTGTTGGTGCAGGCGAGCCAGAAGCTGCAAGCACAACAGCAGCAGCAACAGGCCAGTGATTCTTTGACCGCCGTGTTAGCCAATGCGCCCGCGCTGTTGCAGGATAAAGATACCCCGTCTTATGGTCCAAAAGATGCGAAAGTCGCATTCGTAGAATTTTTCGACTACCAGTGCCTCTACTGTAGCCACATGGCGCCGCTGGTGGAGCAAACCATTAAGGCCAATCCAAACGTACGCTTCGTGTTTAAAGAGTGGCCAATTTTTGGTGACCGCTGGAAGGCGTCGATTACTGCGGCTGAAACCGGGTTGTCGGTTTACAAACAGAAGGGCGCTCAGGCTTATTTGGACTATCACAATGCGATTTATGCTACCGGTCATGACGAAGGCAAACTGACTGACGCCGATATTTCTGGTGCGGTAGAAAAAGTGCATGCAGCACTGCCCAGCGATGCGCATCGTCAGGAAACGCACGCGACGCTGGCTAAGAATGACGATTTGGCTAAAACGCTGGGCTTCCAGGGAACACCTGGTTTCATCGTGATGCCAACCCGCGATGCCAACGCCAATAACACCACGATATTGCCGGGTGCAGTGTCTGCAGAAGACCTGCAGGCAGCAATCAGCAAGGCGCAGGGTAAGTAATTACTGACGCATTAAGGCAGAGCTTGTAAAGGCTCTGCCTATTCATAAGGCCTTTTCTGGCCTACGTCTACTGATTCGTTTTATCTGCCGCGCCCTTTGTCATCGCCTGAATACAGCTGTCAATATTCTGACCGGCGAACGTTTTTTGTTGCGTGCTTAACGCCTGATACCGCTTGACTGAAACCTTCGCCAAGTCTTCATTATATTTAACCTGATCGACGGCATAAGAGTTGTTTTCATTGGTGATAATGTAACGAACCCTTTCCAGCAGCGCTTTATCATCAACCGGTTTCTTGCCCAAAATATCCACTGCAGCACAGGTCGTTGCATCATAGTGCGGGTTGTGTGCGGGGGTTCTGTTAAGCCGCCAAACGGTTACGGCAACGATAACGATAATAATGATGGCTGACAGCGGAAAAATCTTCTTCATTACAAGCACTCATTTCTAAGGATTTGATCAGGGGCGGCCAGAGTAAAGATCTGCTGGAATAAAATCCAGCGTATTGATGAACTATATGAGTTAATAAACCACGGAGTAATCAAAATCGTGCGGCTTCACCGTAACATCTACAAACAACTATTCATCAAATAACACTATAGACGATTCCCTAATGAATATTAATTCACCGTGGTTATTATTTTCATTTAAATATAATAAAACTGAATATGTCGAGTTAATTAATCCTTTATTTTGATATAACACGTTATTCAGTGCATCGTAAAATGTTGAATCATTATAAAACACGCGCGAGAACTATTGGCTGGAGAGCATGTAAATGAGAAAGTTTGAAAATCCACTGTTTATAAATACGGTATGTCTTGGGGGATCCACTGAAGAAAAACTGCGCGCCGTGCAGGCTGCCGGTTTTAATCAAGTTGAACTCTGGCGGCAGGACGTAGAATCGTTTGGAGGCGATACGGCAGGGGTCAGGACGCTGCTTAATGCATTGGCGTTAGAATTAACTGACTATCAGGTATTGCTGGATTTTGACGGTGCCCCGGATAATATTCGAGAGGAAAAACGTCAGGAGGCCATTCGCATGCTGGATACTGCGTTTGAGCTGGGTGCAACAACCTTGCTGGCACCGGCCTCCACGCATAAAAAGTGTGTTGCCGATCGCGTTGAGGAGGATTTACGCTGGCTTGCTCGGCAAGCGGCATCGCGTGGTTTACGCATTGCTTATGAGGGCATGGCGTGGAGCACGCATATCAACAATACTGCCGCCGTCTGGCAGATGGTTCAGCGGATTAACGAGCCTAATCTCGGGCTGGTTGTCGATGCTTTTCATATCTTCGTCGGTCATCGTACCGTGGACGACTTGAACGGCATCCCGATGAATAAAATCTTTTTGGTGCAGCTTTCTGACTTGGCGGAACTGCCGAGTGCGGAACATCTGGTAGATACCGCTCGGCACAGTCGTTTACTGCCGGGGCAGGGTGATTTTCCACTTGAGACTCTCATTAAACGTCTGCAGGAGGGCGGTTATAGTGGTCCAATTGGGTTAGAAGTATTTAGTGACTCACTCAAAAAGGAGAACCCGATAAATGTTGCACGGCAGGCCATGAAGGCGCTGCAGGATGTACTCGCATAACGCAGGATGGAGTGTTTTTTGGGAAAATTCATAAATCAATATTTCCCGACCTGCATGACTTTATATGAGGAATTACCCGTATTTAGCAATGGAGTATATATAATTCAGAAACTTAATTTCCGAATGATATATTAATGGGAAAGTATTTTCTTATAAATTACTAATAAAAAAATCCCCTTATTCTCGGCGAGATAAGGGGTTGCCAAATGGCCAACACCAGGGAATTTGTATATTGCTTAACTGGTCTTAAGTATAGGGTTTATTATCTAATAAGCCAAACCTTTTATTCGAGATTTAGGGTTATTATTTTTTTCTGGTAAGTTAAAGATGATTTAAGGAATAAGAATTTTACGGCTTGTTGGTAATTAACTTTCTGATTATAATAATTATTTTTAATATAAGGTAGATTATTTTCATAGCAATAAGAATGGCTGTGAATGTAACCATGTTAAAATTCTCCTCCATTGAATAAAACACTGTTCTCCAGAAGTCACCATAAGCATAAAGAATATAATATGTATTAGTAGATTATATTTCTTAAAATGATAGGTTAGCTGGCGGTTGGTGTAGTTTGTTAACCTATGCTACCTCTACTTTGGTATAGCTAATATAAGAATGCTGTGTTTTGAATGCAGATAAGTAGCCAGTGCGAAGGGAAAATTCTCAGTGAGGCAAGATTGTTTGATAGTTTAATTATAACGCAGTAAATGGACGTGTTGATTTATCTATATTTACTATATATACAGTACAAGTATTTTTTAAATGAATTTAATTTATATCTAAGAAGTAAAATTTATAATAAATGCTATTATATGTAGCTGTTTATCGATGACTCAGATATTCTCCTCGGGAAACTATAATATAGTCGCTATGGATGGGGGCATTTAAATATGATAAAGTTTTTTAATATTAAATACAGTGAGCTATCTAAAGAAAAATCAGAAGAGATCTATTCGTTAAGGAAGACTGTTTTCAAAGACAGATTGAACTGGGCAGTATCATGCACGGGTAACCTAGAGTTTGACCAATACGACACGCCCAATACGACCTATATAGTGGGTGTATATAACAATGTAGTGTTGTGTAGTTTGCGATTTATTGAAACAAAATATCCAACGATGATAACCGGTACTTTTCTTCCTTACTTCAAAGAATTTAATCTCCCTGCGGGAAAATTCATCGAAGCAAGCCGATTATTCATCGATAAATCCAGACTAAAAGAGTCAGACTTATACAAAGAACCAATATGTGCAATGCTTTTTTTGGCAAAAATAAATTATGCACGCAACTATGGTTATGCAGGTATCTATGCAATAGTGAGCCATCCGATGTATTTAATTTTCAAAAAATCTGGTTGGAAAATAATTATTGTTGAAAAAGGAATCTCTGAGAAAAAAGAGAAAGTATACTTAATCTTTATGCCCGTAGATGAAGACAATCAAAAGCTGTTAGTTAACCGAATCTTTAGAACGACAACAAGCACATGCAAGGATTTAATTTCTTGGCCACTCGTTTTTAATTTATAATATTATTGGATAAATAAGCTGTAATTCAGTTGCTATTCTTATGCCTTGCCGTATGTTGCTCACTCCAAGTTTCTTTAATGCATTACCGGTATGAAATTTTACCGTTGACAATTTGATATCGAGAATAGTGGCAATCTCGTTATAAGTCTTCCCTAAACTGGCAAAGTATAGAACTTCATTCTCTCGCTTGGAAAATACGGCTTTCTTATTTTTATCATCGGACAAACTCATTTCGCTATAAAGCGAAATGAGTTTGTCATGTACCGTAAGTAAGAGCATTTGCAACTGATCTTTATGACTCTCAATTTTGACTTCGACGTCATTTTTACAATATTCATCGGTCATTAAAGAAAGAACACCGACATTGTTTTTATGGTCGTGGACTATAAAACTATACCCACTAATTATATTGTAATCTTTAGCCATGTTGAAAATTTTTGGTAAACGAAGGCCTGAATTAATCATGATGTTTTCATCCCATGAGAAAGGAATAATTCTATTAGTTGCTGTAATAAGAACGGGATCACTCAACTGATATTTATTCTTTGTATAATGTTCAAACCAGTCATCTTTGTTTGTTATAATTGTAATGTCTGTGGGGTTCTTTTTATTCATAACAGCATAGGCATATTTTATTTCTTCAAACCCTCTAAGTTTTTTATCAATAAAATTTTTAATGATTAGGTTTA contains:
- a CDS encoding acyl-homoserine-lactone synthase produces the protein MIKFFNIKYSELSKEKSEEIYSLRKTVFKDRLNWAVSCTGNLEFDQYDTPNTTYIVGVYNNVVLCSLRFIETKYPTMITGTFLPYFKEFNLPAGKFIEASRLFIDKSRLKESDLYKEPICAMLFLAKINYARNYGYAGIYAIVSHPMYLIFKKSGWKIIIVEKGISEKKEKVYLIFMPVDEDNQKLLVNRIFRTTTSTCKDLISWPLVFNL
- a CDS encoding LuxR family transcriptional regulator, with product MNDLFYKNENINLIIKNFIDKKLRGFEEIKYAYAVMNKKNPTDITIITNKDDWFEHYTKNKYQLSDPVLITATNRIIPFSWDENIMINSGLRLPKIFNMAKDYNIISGYSFIVHDHKNNVGVLSLMTDEYCKNDVEVKIESHKDQLQMLLLTVHDKLISLYSEMSLSDDKNKKAVFSKRENEVLYFASLGKTYNEIATILDIKLSTVKFHTGNALKKLGVSNIRQGIRIATELQLIYPIIL
- a CDS encoding DsbA family protein, with translation MKHHMMTLLAGLIAMPGLAAAADSANFTDAQQQAIGKIASDYIIAHPEVLVQASQKLQAQQQQQQASDSLTAVLANAPALLQDKDTPSYGPKDAKVAFVEFFDYQCLYCSHMAPLVEQTIKANPNVRFVFKEWPIFGDRWKASITAAETGLSVYKQKGAQAYLDYHNAIYATGHDEGKLTDADISGAVEKVHAALPSDAHRQETHATLAKNDDLAKTLGFQGTPGFIVMPTRDANANNTTILPGAVSAEDLQAAISKAQGK
- a CDS encoding DUF3053 domain-containing protein, which produces MTVGIRSRTLARWLAPVVALLVVFQLTACGDKEPEQRKAFIDYLQNTVMRSGQNLPTLSEDQRQKFGNYVNDYTIILTFSRQMKQSINNSLSPAVNSIAQIRVPQDYLQQKPALQQAAGTLNTLAQQIQTAKATADTAQAALKQPDDLKAVYNQVYAQDVTQPANALIPVVPALSGFTQDIIAVGDFLGQQGTQVAFANGAVQFPTQQQVTQYNAMMTGLLGKQQALVDAQKIIAGNL
- a CDS encoding sugar phosphate isomerase/epimerase → MRKFENPLFINTVCLGGSTEEKLRAVQAAGFNQVELWRQDVESFGGDTAGVRTLLNALALELTDYQVLLDFDGAPDNIREEKRQEAIRMLDTAFELGATTLLAPASTHKKCVADRVEEDLRWLARQAASRGLRIAYEGMAWSTHINNTAAVWQMVQRINEPNLGLVVDAFHIFVGHRTVDDLNGIPMNKIFLVQLSDLAELPSAEHLVDTARHSRLLPGQGDFPLETLIKRLQEGGYSGPIGLEVFSDSLKKENPINVARQAMKALQDVLA
- a CDS encoding putative urea ABC transporter substrate-binding protein, coding for MKACQRLLLSALCFAALLSQPALAAVKPTFKIAWSIYAGWMPWDYAQQSGILKQWADKYGITIQFVQVNDYIESVNQYTSGGFDGCTMTNMDALTIPATGGVDSTALIVGDYSNGNDGIMLKGKGDITSLKGQSINLVELSVSQYLLARALEKSGMNEKDVTVVNTADADLVAAFSTPQVKSIVTWNPLLAEAKKQPDSHEIFSSAQIPGEILDLLVVNSKTLTAHPELGKALTGAWYETLNAIKGNGSDAVKARTFMAQESGTDLKGFDQQLAATYLLSSPQQTLDFVSGAQIKTTMQSVAEFSFKHGLLGDGAADATTVGITTPTGNWGNPANQKLRFTDEFVKLAAANKL